Proteins from a genomic interval of Bombus affinis isolate iyBomAffi1 chromosome 14, iyBomAffi1.2, whole genome shotgun sequence:
- the LOC126924092 gene encoding probable proline--tRNA ligase, mitochondrial isoform X1: MSSLAIRNINKLSNLFQPTTSTIATIKKTELSSKSYENLVKYGLIKQVANGMYAFLPLGLRVLNKLIALVDTEMEKIGAQKLLLPALTSTQLWRKSNRFNDNINEFFKLRDRSQREYILSPTYEEAICSVVSSVGSLSPRIFPLRLYQISNKWRDEIKPKLGFLRSREFIMKDLYTFDIDLDRAKETYALVCETYDNIFKKIGITYIKAIGNPGTIGGSMSHEYHYISSIGEDNVYVCLSCQYRINKVMCKESQCPECGSVLEQNRTAEVGHTFLLDTKYTIPLEVKLKINEKVKPLVMGCYGLGLSRIFTVMTELLSTKEELRWPKNLAPYTVCIIPPKAGSKQESALQYVKDIIEILTPLNTDIILDDRTHLSIGNRLMHARVTGFPYVIIIGKSAIQSPPLIEIHDINSSTNCQIPLDDISSYFNKEGIKI; encoded by the exons ATGTCAAGTTTAGCGATTCgtaatataaacaaattatcgAATTTATTTCAACCGACCACATCTACGATCGCCACCATTAAAAAAACAGAACTTTCTTCGAAAAGCTACGAA AACTTAGTTAAATATGGGTTGATCAAACAAGTTGCCAATGGAATGTATGCATTTCTACCCTTAGGCTTAcgtgttttaaataaattaatagcaCTCGTTGATACCGAAATGGAAAAGATTGGAGCTCAAAAGTTATTACTTCCAGCTTTAACATCCACACAGTTATGGAGAAAATCAAATAGGTTTAATGATAATATAAATGAATTCTTTAAATTGCGAGACAGATCTCAGAGGGAATATATACTTAGTCCA ACATATGAAGAAGCAATTTGTTCTGTAGTATCATCAGTAGGATCATTATCACCAAGAATATTTCCCTTAAGATTATATCAAATTTCTAACAAATGGAGAGACGAAATAAAACCAAAATTGGGATTCTTAAGGAGTAGAGAATTTATCATGAAAGATTTGTACACGTTTGATATAGATTTGGACAGAGCAAAAGAAACATATGCACTAGTATGTGAAACTTATGacaatatatttaagaaaataggAATAACATATATAAAAG CTATTGGTAATCCAGGAACAATTGGAGGTTCAATGTCTCATGAATATCATTATATAAGTAGTATTGGTGAAGATAATGTTTATGTATGCTTATCTTGTCAGTACAGAATTAATAAAGTAATGTGTAAGGAATCACAATGTCCGGAATGTGGGAGTGTACTTGAACAAAATAGAACTGCTGAG gTGGGACATACATTTCTATTAGATACAAAGTATACAATACCTTTAGaggtaaaattgaaaataaacgaGAAAGTAAAACCTTTAGTAATGGGTTGTTATGGACTTGGTTTGAGTCGTATTTTTACTGTCATGACTGAATTATTATCTACCAAAGAAGAATTACGATGGCCAAAAAATTTAGCACCATATACTGTTTGCATTATACCACCAAAG GCAGGTAGCAAGCAAGAAAGCGCATTACAATATGTGAAAGACATAATAGAGATTTTAACTCCATTAAATACTGATATTATACTTGATGATAGAACACACTTATCTATTGGAAATCGTCTTATGCACGCCCGCGTAACAGGATTTCCATATGTTATTATAATTGGTAAATCCGCAATACAATCTCCACCATTGATTGAAATTCATGATATAAATAGTTCAACAAATTGTCAAATACCTTTGGATGACATATCTAGTTATTTCAATAAAGAaggtattaaaatttaa
- the LOC126924092 gene encoding probable proline--tRNA ligase, mitochondrial isoform X2 translates to MYAFLPLGLRVLNKLIALVDTEMEKIGAQKLLLPALTSTQLWRKSNRFNDNINEFFKLRDRSQREYILSPTYEEAICSVVSSVGSLSPRIFPLRLYQISNKWRDEIKPKLGFLRSREFIMKDLYTFDIDLDRAKETYALVCETYDNIFKKIGITYIKAIGNPGTIGGSMSHEYHYISSIGEDNVYVCLSCQYRINKVMCKESQCPECGSVLEQNRTAEVGHTFLLDTKYTIPLEVKLKINEKVKPLVMGCYGLGLSRIFTVMTELLSTKEELRWPKNLAPYTVCIIPPKAGSKQESALQYVKDIIEILTPLNTDIILDDRTHLSIGNRLMHARVTGFPYVIIIGKSAIQSPPLIEIHDINSSTNCQIPLDDISSYFNKEGIKI, encoded by the exons ATGTATGCATTTCTACCCTTAGGCTTAcgtgttttaaataaattaatagcaCTCGTTGATACCGAAATGGAAAAGATTGGAGCTCAAAAGTTATTACTTCCAGCTTTAACATCCACACAGTTATGGAGAAAATCAAATAGGTTTAATGATAATATAAATGAATTCTTTAAATTGCGAGACAGATCTCAGAGGGAATATATACTTAGTCCA ACATATGAAGAAGCAATTTGTTCTGTAGTATCATCAGTAGGATCATTATCACCAAGAATATTTCCCTTAAGATTATATCAAATTTCTAACAAATGGAGAGACGAAATAAAACCAAAATTGGGATTCTTAAGGAGTAGAGAATTTATCATGAAAGATTTGTACACGTTTGATATAGATTTGGACAGAGCAAAAGAAACATATGCACTAGTATGTGAAACTTATGacaatatatttaagaaaataggAATAACATATATAAAAG CTATTGGTAATCCAGGAACAATTGGAGGTTCAATGTCTCATGAATATCATTATATAAGTAGTATTGGTGAAGATAATGTTTATGTATGCTTATCTTGTCAGTACAGAATTAATAAAGTAATGTGTAAGGAATCACAATGTCCGGAATGTGGGAGTGTACTTGAACAAAATAGAACTGCTGAG gTGGGACATACATTTCTATTAGATACAAAGTATACAATACCTTTAGaggtaaaattgaaaataaacgaGAAAGTAAAACCTTTAGTAATGGGTTGTTATGGACTTGGTTTGAGTCGTATTTTTACTGTCATGACTGAATTATTATCTACCAAAGAAGAATTACGATGGCCAAAAAATTTAGCACCATATACTGTTTGCATTATACCACCAAAG GCAGGTAGCAAGCAAGAAAGCGCATTACAATATGTGAAAGACATAATAGAGATTTTAACTCCATTAAATACTGATATTATACTTGATGATAGAACACACTTATCTATTGGAAATCGTCTTATGCACGCCCGCGTAACAGGATTTCCATATGTTATTATAATTGGTAAATCCGCAATACAATCTCCACCATTGATTGAAATTCATGATATAAATAGTTCAACAAATTGTCAAATACCTTTGGATGACATATCTAGTTATTTCAATAAAGAaggtattaaaatttaa
- the LOC126924084 gene encoding sulfite oxidase, mitochondrial, giving the protein MILHSRILNHLRNRSLSPATSVYIQYYLEPFRQYSSYKEQYIKQNRVKYNSYAKYAAYITVATSILGLPYYIFYKKAQALDKKPTLCGEFRADLKTYNLEEVGKHDNKQNRIWVTFKQGVYDITDFIEKHPGGPSKIIMAAGSSIEPFWVIFANHNTEEIYELLESMRIGNISKDDAASNAINENDPYSKEPIRHKVLKINGQKPFCAEPPPSLLIESFITPMETFYVRNHLPVPEIDLKTYSLELAIEEVIKKTLKFEDIKKYPKYTITSAIMCGGNRRSEMAQERQLRGLSWGVGAVGNATWTGTRLCDVLKDLGINEDNYNHIQFEGYDLDPSGTPYGASIPISKAMDPRADIILAYEMNGQPIPRDHGFPVRVIVPGVVGARNVKWLARIIVSKDESPSQWQQGDYKGFSPSTDWDNVDFSKAPAIQEMPVISAICKPEHAETIKVVNGKINVKGYAWSGGGRKIIRVDITNNQGKTWYTANLNAEDKNAKEGRYWSWTLWSIDLPVKEGSKEIEIWAKAVDASYNVQPESFKNIWNLRGFLCNAYHRVKVKLEH; this is encoded by the exons ATGATTTTACATTCGAGGATCTTAAATCATCTAAGAAATAG atCTTTGTCACCAGCGACAAGTGTTTATATCCAGTACTATCTTGAACCATTTAGGCAATACTCGTCTTATAAAGAACAGTatattaaacaaaatagagTCAAATATAATTCTTATGCAAAATATGCAGCATATATTACTGTTGCCACATCTATATTAGGTTTAccttattacatattttataaaaaagctCAAGCTTTGGATAAGAAACCTACTTTATGTGGAGAGTTTAGAGCAGATTTAAAGACATACAATCTAGAAGAAGTAGGCAAACATGATAATAAACAAAATCGGATTTGGGTAACATTTAAACAAGGAGTATATGACATAACAGATTTTATTGAAAAACATCCAGGTGGTCCTTCTAAAATAATAATGGCAGCTGGCAGTTCAATCGAACCATTTTGGGTAATTTTTGCTAACCATAATACAGAAGAAATATATGAGCTCCTTGAATCAATGAGAATTGGAAACATATCTAAGGATGATGCAGCCTCTAATgcaattaatgaaaatgatccATATTCAAAAGAACCCATAAGGCACAAAGTTTTAAAGATAAATGGACAGAAACCCTTTTGTGCTGAACCACCACCTTCTTTATTGATAGAAAGTTTCATTACACCAAT GGAAACATTTTATGTAAGAAATCATCTTCCTGTTCCTGAAATAGACTTGAAGACTTATAGTTTAGAATTAGCTATAGAAGAAGTAATAAAAAAGACTCTCAAATTTGAAGACATAAAGAAATATCCCAAGTACACAATAACAAGCGCTATAATGTGTGGTGGAAATAGAAGATCAGAAATGGCACAA GAAAGACAATTGAGAGGACTTAGTTGGGGTGTAGGTGCTGTTGGTAATGCTACATGGACTGGTACAAGGCTATGTGATGTATTAAAAGATTTAGGAATTAATGAGGATAATTACAATCATATACAG TTTGAAGGGTATGACTTAGATCCTTCTGGTACACCATATGGTGCAAGTATACCCATTAGCAAAGCTATGGACCCTAGAGCAGATATAATTTTAGCTTATGAAATGAATGGGCAACCAATACCAAGAGATCATGGTTTTCCTGTTAGAGTAATTGTGCCAGGTGTTGTGGGCGCTAGGAATGTAAAATGGCTTG CCAGAATAATTGTTTCGAAAGATGAAAGCCCATCACAATGGCAACAAGGTGACTATAAAGGTTTCTCTCCCAGTACTGATTGGGATAATGTAGATTTTTCTAAGGCGCCTGCTATACAGGAAATGCCTGTGATTTCTGCAATTTGCAAACCAGAACATGCAGAAACAATCAAAGTGGTAAATGGAAAGATAAATGTGAAGG GATATGCTTGGTCAGGAGGGGGTCGAAAAATCATCCGGGTTGACATAACAAATAACCAAGGTAAAACTTGGTACACAGCTAATTTAAATGCGGAAGATAAGAACGCTAAAGAAGGTCGATATTGGAGCTGGACATTGTGGAGTATAGATCTCCCTGTTAAAGAGGGAagtaaagaaatagaaatttggGCAAAAGCTGTAGATGCGTCATATAATGTCCAACCGGAAAGTTTCAAAAATATCTGGAATTTACGAGGTTTTCTTTGTAATGCATATCATAGAGTTAAAGTTAAATTAGAACACTAG
- the LOC126924079 gene encoding armadillo-like helical domain-containing protein 3: protein MAMAMRKRSGSGSKRQHKGKLVPIYESFFKGEDLTLAHPNFWNELFLIKPMVPHIESEILHMTAEQLNASRENLNALVCHCVDTLVDEHPFRVVYALQTLAAVIQSMYKKASQGDCGFNLIDILVGFDSAEQRMTTLMQHCNNFLTGEYPDSLKALCLKLLLIIVTGMDNVSQNTLLEYVMLNSVFESLVQLLRDTTARSRHGHDAVLLLTLLVNYRKHERANPYIVKLSILDDELALNGYGQVISSSLMDFCRQFVQQRAEIQASWLSSLTSIVGSMFVGEEEAKTQQVRANNALLLALYEATHLNRNFVTTLAYTQSDTSAPPSPNNTLGPNAVAPGTQLSDVMAQPFNLLATFLQYCSIVMQVIRTEAIMNNVKLCFLILSCIAEDQYANSLMHDANLAFRVQLHRVPMHHRKIQDKAAPAQPLAATLLDLLVEFVTSHMMKKFPLELYHQCIGVLQRLLCYQKRCRVRLGYQWRDLWTALINLLKFLTTHESHLIKKMNIFPLAIQVVNILNLFITYGDTFLSSPSSYDELFYEIIRMRLIFTNLNAMALRYSTSESYEYKEHALKLTNCLVNMRDIVNHFPPKIAAWLASESLSTPTEQQILAIIIQNYDSLTLKLQDNLDQYERYSEKPNHVAFFEEMVTGVVIDTRGSIDLSTLDTQAILQELSNIS from the exons ATGGCAATGGCTATGAGAAAACGGAGCGGTTCTGGCTCCAAACGCCAACATAAAGGAAAACTTGTACCTATTTATGAAAGCTTTTTCAAAGGAGAGGATTTAACATTAGCTCATCCAAATTTTTGGAATGAATTGTTCTTAATTAAACCTATG GTTCCACATattgaaagtgaaattttaCATATGACTGCAGAGCAGTTAAATGCAAGCAGAGAAAACTTAAATGCTTTAGTCTGTCATTGTGTAGATACATTAGTTGATGAACATCCTTTCAGAGTTGTATATGCTTTACAAACTTTAGCAGCTGTTATTCAGTCCATGTATAAAAAAGCTAGTCAAGGTGATTGtggatttaatttaatagatatCTTAGTAGGATTTGACTCTGCAGAACAGAGGATGACAACATTAATGCAACATTGTAATAATTTCTTAACAG GTGAATACCCTGATAGTTTAAAAGCTTTGTGCTTGAAATTGTTGTTAATTATTGTAACTGGCATGGACAATGTTAGTCAGAACACTTTGTTGGAATATGTTATGCTTAATAGTGTTTTTGAATCTCTGGTTCAA ctTTTAAGAGATACAACAGCTAGAAGCCGTCACGGACATGATGCAGTGTTGCTTTTAACACTTCTAGTCAATTATAGAAAGCATGAAAGGGCAAATCcttatattgttaagttatcgaTTTTAGATGACGAATTAGCTCTTAATGGCTATGGGCAAGTTATATCAAGTTCATTGATGGACTTTTGCAGACAGTTTGTTCAACAAAGAGCAG aaatacaagCATCCTGGTTATCTTCCTTAACTAGTATAGTCGGAAGTATGTTCGTTGGAGAAGAAGAAGCGAAAACGCAACAAGTCCGTGCAAATAATGCATTGTTATTAGCACTTTATGAAGCAACGCATTTAAATCGTAATTTTGTAACAACTTTGGCATATACACAAAGTGATACTAGTGCACCACCTTCTCCAAATAATACATTGGGACCAAATGCGGTAGCTCCCGGAACACAACTATCTGACGTGATGGCTCAGCCATTTAATTTGCTGGCCACATTCTTACAGTATTG TTCAATAGTTATGCAGGTGATCAGAACAGAAGCAATAATGAATAACGTTAAATTGTGCTTCCTCATATTAAGTTGTATTGCTGAGGATCAATATGCAAACAGTTTAATGCATGATGCAAATTTGGCATTTAGAGTACAACTCCATCGAGTACCGATGCATCATAGAAAGATACAAGATAAAGCAGCACCAGCACAACCATTAGCAGCTACCTTACTTG ATTTACTTGTCGAATTTGTTACATCACATATGATGAAAAAATTTCCATTGGAACTTTATCATCAATGTATTGGAGTTCTACAGAGGTTGCTTTGTTACCAAAAAAGATGTAGAGTTAGGCTTGGATATCAATGGAGAGATCTTTGGACTGCACTAATTAATTTACTCAAATTTTTAACCACTCATGAAAGCCACCTTATTAAGAAAATGAATATCTTTCCATTAGCTATTCAG GTTGTGAATATCTTAAATTTGTTTATTACGTACGGAGATACATTCTTATCCTCCCCTAGCAGTTATGACGAATTATTTTACGAAATAATACGAATGAGGCTTATTTTCACAAATTTGAATGCAATGG CTCTCCGTTATTCAACAAGCGAATCTTACGAGTATAAAGAACATGCATTAAAATTGACAAATTGTTTGGTGAATATGAGAGACATAGTAAATCATTTTCCACCAAAAATAGCAGCGTGGTTAGCTAGTGAAAGTTTGTCCACTCCAACAGAACAACAAATTTTAGCTATCATAATACAAAATTATGATAGCCTTACTTTAAAATTGCAAGATAATTTAGATCAATATGAAAGATATTCTGAGAAACCTAATCATGTTGCATTCTTTGAGGAAATG GTAACTGGAGTTGTAATTGATACTCGAGGATCGATAGATTTGAGTACGTTAGACACACAGGCTATATTACAAGAACTATCGAATATTTCGTAA
- the LOC126924097 gene encoding hydroxymethylglutaryl-CoA lyase, mitochondrial: MYIFKLIMFKIISKNNVSNFSVKNTRSISNFVKVVEVGPRDGLQNERNIVPTRVKVEFINKLSESGLKNIEVTSFVSPKWVPQMADNAEVYQKINKKPDISYPALVPNIKGLKAALKANVKEIAIFLAASETFSRKNINCSIDDSMKEARAVIEEALKYDIKVRGYISCIIGCPYEGQIQATVVANLATFMLQCGCYEISLGDTIGVGSPNKIKNVLHELGYVSNDMHEFAIHCHDTYGQALVNIYASLEHGIRIFDSSVAGLGGCPYAVGASGNVATEDLVYLLHGQGLETGINLNEIVKIGEFISSQLQRQNQSKAAILCSSPIL, encoded by the exons atgtacatttttaaattaataatgtttaaaattatCAGCAAAAATAATGTAAGTAATTTTTCTGTAAAAAATACGAGATCAATTAGTAACTTTGTAAAAGTAGTTGAAGTTGGACCTCGAGATGGATtacaaaatgaaagaaatattgTCCCAACCAGAGTCAAAGTTGAGTTCATTAACAAACTATCAGAAAGTGGATTAAAGAATATAGAAGTTACCAGTTTTGTGTCTCCAAAATGGGTTCCTCAAATGGCAGACAATGCAGAGGTGTACCAAAAGATTAATAAGAAACCAGATATTTCTTATCCAGCATTGGTACCAAACATAAAAGGTTTGAAAGCTGCATTGAAAGCAAATGTAAAAGAAATAGCTATCTTTTTGGCTGCATCTGAAACTTTTTCAAGGAAGAATATCAACTGTTCCATTGATGATAGTATGAAAGAAGCTAGAGCAGTTATTGAAGAAGCCttaaaatatgatattaaaGTCAGAGGATATATATCATGTATCATTGGTTGTCCTTATGAAGGTCAAATTCAAGCAACAGTTGTAGCCAATTTAGCTACATTCATGTTACAATGTGGATGTTATGAAATTTCTTTAGGAGATACTATTGGTGTAGGATCACCTAACAAAATAAAGAATGTATTACATGAATTGGGATATGTATCAAATGACATGCATGAATTTGCAATTCATTGTCATGATACTTACGGACAGGCACTAGTAAACATTTATGCTAGCCTTGAACATGGAATAAGAATTTTTGACTCATCTGTAGCTGGTCTAGGAGGTTGTCCATATGCAGTTGGAGCCTCTGGAAATGTTGCTACAGAAGATTTAGTCTATCTTTTACATGGACAAGGTTTAGAAACTGGAATAAACCTTAATGAAATAGTAAAAATAGGAGAATTTATCAGTAGTCAGCTTCAAAGACAAAATCAATCCAAAGCAG CAATACTATGCTCCTCACCAATACTGTAA
- the LOC126924100 gene encoding protein FRA10AC1, whose protein sequence is MFPAYAYLSAYDRHKKLINDYFTLYGGSVSSLKRDTSRDKTDYDVIRENHRFLWDQDNEPETWGARLAKKYYDKLFKEYCIADLTYYKQNKVALRWRTEKEVIVGKGQFECGNKKCKEKEGLKSWEVNFGYIEHGQKKNALVKLRLCPECSIRLNYRSQKREAKKHKTLKRLGTNTETPSSMPSTSTVPIKIEGDKDTSNVVKPIEDTEKDEDESKIWKEKPIENLEKTREEEFEEYLADLLM, encoded by the exons ATGTTTCCAGCTTATGCCTATTTGTCAGCTTATGACAGACACAAAAAACttataaatgattatttcacATTGTACGGAGGTTCAGTGTCATCTTTGAAACGGGATAC GTCCCGAGATAAGACTGACTATGACGTTATTAGAGAAAACCATAGATTTCTGTGGGATCAAGATAATGAACCAGAAACATGGGGTGCTCGTTTGGCAAAGAAATATTATGACAAATTGTTTAAAGAATACTGTATAGCTGACTTAACATATTACAAACAAAATAAG GTTGCCTTAAGATGGAGAACAGAGAAGGAAGTTATCGTTGGTAAGGGACAGTTTGAATGtggaaataaaaaatgtaaagaaaagGAAGGCCTTAAATCTTGGGAAGTAAATTTTGGTTACATAGAGCATGGTCAGAAGAAAAATGCTCTTGTCAAATTAA GACTGTGCCCTGAATGTTCTATAAGGTTGAATTATAGATCTCAAAAACGTGAAGCAAAGAAACATAAAACATTAAAGAGATTAGGTACAAATACTGAAACACCCAGTAGTATGCCTAGTACATCAACAGTTCCAATTAAAATTGAAGGGGATAAAGATACAAGTAATGTTGTGAAGCCAATTGAAGATACAGAAAAAGATGAAGATGAATCTAAAATTTGGAAAGAAAAACCAattgaaaatttggaaaaaaCAAGAGAGGAGGAATTTGAAGAATATCTAGCAGATTTGCTAATGTGA